Proteins from a genomic interval of bacterium:
- a CDS encoding ATP-binding protein — MPAASGWSPGWPALLPLAGLVATLPLGFLVPARRGGAALARSFAALNAAVALWNLDVLLLFAAPDGETAERIDRLFQAPIIALPFLALLFFFVFLGRRLTEPLLVGFGAWGAALVAASTGPRYFTGWRHLWFGWYGTPGPRYVFFVAYVLTYLGLSTVLLAREARATRDHRRRTQAQYLLAANLLLGLASLTNFLPLWGLPFLPLGNVASVGYVALMGVTIRRHRLLDVQAIFRAGMLYSLLTTLLTVVYFSLLLGMQHWLQREVFAGSLVLPMLPALAVGFAVGPLKASLQERLDRTFFRSRAESRARLEAFSAVLARCEREEGLWAAAWEEGWRHAHPEGGVVLREAHGVFDPVAGPGAAVAGAEGAGALLAGPEGTRRLPAGGAFEVAVPVLGREGLLGGCLLGPKANGELWKAADLAYLDAIAGMAALAIEQARLRERVGREERLAALGRMAGVVAHELRNPLNNIRATVGVLRRHVDATAAPLLGVVETDIDRGEGFIRDALFACGEQRPHLVPIDLALALREFADRWPCGAFAGAPLELAAPPEGLWVRGDLFELRRVFENLARNAAEATGGRGSIVVHAERAADGGIAVSVADGGPGIEPRLLPVIFEPFQTTKRGGTGLGLSIAKGVVEAHGGRIGAANRPGGGAVLRVWLPGADR, encoded by the coding sequence ATGCCTGCGGCGAGCGGCTGGTCCCCGGGGTGGCCGGCGCTGCTGCCGCTGGCCGGCCTCGTCGCCACGCTCCCCCTCGGCTTCCTCGTCCCGGCGCGCCGGGGCGGCGCGGCGCTGGCGCGGAGCTTCGCGGCGCTCAACGCCGCCGTCGCCCTCTGGAACCTCGACGTGCTGCTGCTCTTCGCCGCGCCCGACGGGGAGACCGCCGAACGGATCGACCGGCTCTTCCAGGCGCCGATCATCGCGCTGCCCTTCCTGGCGCTGCTCTTCTTCTTCGTCTTCCTCGGCCGGCGCCTCACCGAGCCGCTGCTCGTCGGCTTCGGCGCCTGGGGGGCGGCCCTCGTGGCCGCGAGCACCGGGCCGCGCTACTTCACGGGATGGCGTCACCTCTGGTTCGGCTGGTACGGCACGCCGGGGCCCCGGTACGTCTTCTTCGTGGCCTACGTGCTGACCTACCTCGGGCTGTCCACGGTGCTGCTGGCGCGGGAGGCGCGCGCGACGCGCGACCACCGGCGGCGCACGCAGGCGCAGTACCTGCTCGCGGCCAACCTGCTGCTCGGGCTGGCGAGCCTGACCAACTTCCTGCCGCTCTGGGGGCTGCCGTTCCTGCCGCTGGGCAACGTCGCCTCGGTCGGCTACGTCGCGCTGATGGGGGTCACCATCAGGCGCCACCGCCTCCTCGACGTGCAGGCGATCTTCCGCGCCGGGATGCTCTACTCCCTGCTGACGACCCTGCTCACCGTGGTGTACTTCTCGCTCCTGCTCGGCATGCAGCACTGGCTCCAGCGCGAGGTCTTCGCCGGCTCGCTGGTGCTGCCGATGCTCCCCGCGCTCGCGGTCGGCTTCGCGGTCGGGCCGCTCAAGGCGTCGCTCCAGGAGCGGCTCGACCGCACCTTCTTCCGCTCGCGCGCCGAGTCGCGGGCGCGGCTCGAGGCGTTCTCCGCCGTGCTCGCGCGGTGCGAGCGCGAGGAGGGGCTCTGGGCAGCCGCCTGGGAAGAGGGGTGGCGCCACGCGCACCCCGAGGGCGGCGTCGTGCTGCGCGAGGCCCACGGCGTCTTCGACCCGGTGGCCGGGCCGGGCGCCGCCGTCGCCGGCGCGGAGGGCGCGGGGGCGCTGCTCGCGGGCCCCGAGGGGACACGCCGGCTGCCCGCGGGAGGGGCCTTCGAGGTCGCGGTCCCGGTGCTGGGGCGCGAGGGCCTGCTCGGCGGCTGCCTGCTCGGGCCGAAGGCGAACGGGGAGCTCTGGAAGGCCGCCGACCTGGCGTACCTCGACGCGATCGCGGGGATGGCGGCGCTGGCGATCGAGCAGGCGCGCCTGCGCGAGCGCGTCGGCCGCGAGGAGCGCCTCGCCGCGCTCGGCCGTATGGCGGGCGTGGTCGCGCACGAGCTGCGCAACCCGCTGAACAACATCCGCGCCACCGTGGGCGTGCTGCGCCGGCACGTGGACGCCACGGCGGCGCCGCTGCTCGGCGTCGTGGAGACGGACATCGACCGCGGGGAGGGCTTCATCCGCGACGCGCTCTTCGCCTGCGGCGAGCAGCGCCCGCACCTCGTGCCGATCGACCTCGCCCTCGCGCTGCGCGAGTTCGCCGACCGCTGGCCCTGCGGCGCGTTCGCCGGCGCGCCGCTGGAGCTGGCGGCCCCGCCCGAGGGCCTGTGGGTCCGCGGCGATCTCTTCGAGCTGCGGCGGGTCTTCGAGAACCTCGCACGCAACGCGGCAGAGGCGACGGGCGGGCGCGGGAGCATCGTCGTCCACGCCGAGCGCGCGGCCGACGGGGGCATCGCGGTGTCGGTCGCGGACGGGGGGCCGGGGATCGAGCCGCGCCTGCTGCCGGTGATCTTCGAGCCGTTCCAGACGACCAAGAGGGGCGGGACCGGCCTCGGGCTCTCGATCGCGAAGGGGGTCGTTGAAGCGCACGGTGGGCGCATCGGCGCGGCGAACCGCCCCGGCGGCGGGGCGGTCCTGCGGGTCTGGCTCCCTGGGGCAGACCGGTGA
- a CDS encoding DsrH/TusB family sulfur metabolism protein, translated as MKLGVFVSDYQIAVDTLGRLKSDQLGIFLVQNGVYHAALAEGGKGSPLLDAAPRVYALREDLETRGFAADAVDARVKVLGYGDIVDLIFSDYPKLAWL; from the coding sequence ATGAAGCTTGGGGTGTTCGTCAGTGATTACCAGATCGCGGTGGACACGCTGGGACGACTGAAGTCCGACCAGCTCGGCATCTTCCTCGTCCAGAACGGCGTCTACCACGCCGCCCTCGCCGAGGGAGGCAAAGGCTCGCCGCTGCTGGACGCGGCGCCGCGCGTGTACGCGCTGCGCGAGGACCTCGAGACCCGCGGCTTCGCCGCGGACGCGGTCGACGCGCGGGTCAAGGTGCTCGGGTACGGCGACATCGTCGACCTGATCTTCAGCGACTACCCGAAGCTCGCCTGGCTCTAG
- a CDS encoding sigma 54-interacting transcriptional regulator, translated as MAESKGTAPWKVLLVDDEQSALQMYGALLREDGIPVLTAATAERARALAAGEPRLGLVVLDLVLPDVVGLELFRALRAARPEVPIVILTAFGSVDSAVQAMHEGAFTYLTKAAAEIEQWRSIVRGGLEKRALEEENRALRERLGEAGAGELIGRSAKMAELRERLASYGGSQATVLIQGESGTGKELAARAIHRASPRWEGPFVGVNCGALPAQLLESELFGYEKGAFTGAVATKPGLFELAHGGTVFLDEIGECSPELQVRLLRVLQEREVQRLGGTRPVPTDFRLVAATNRRLEEEVKAGRFREDLFYRVNVMDVAMPPLRERRDDVPLLAAFFLERFSRREGKALQGIGSAALERLVGHEWPGNVRELENAIERGVVVARGPFLEVADLPPHLRPAAAAAPVADFAGRDVTLAEVEKALVAAAMERHGGNKSQAARVLGISRKLLYSKLREHGLGGGEAPDAEEA; from the coding sequence ATGGCTGAGAGCAAGGGTACTGCGCCGTGGAAGGTGCTCCTCGTCGACGACGAGCAGAGCGCGCTGCAGATGTACGGGGCGCTTCTGCGCGAGGACGGCATCCCGGTGCTCACCGCGGCGACGGCCGAGCGGGCGCGGGCGCTCGCCGCGGGCGAGCCGCGCCTCGGGCTCGTGGTGCTGGACCTCGTGCTCCCCGACGTGGTGGGCCTGGAGCTCTTCCGCGCCCTGCGCGCGGCGCGGCCGGAGGTCCCGATCGTGATCCTCACCGCGTTCGGCAGCGTGGACTCGGCCGTGCAGGCGATGCACGAGGGCGCCTTCACCTACCTGACGAAGGCCGCGGCCGAGATCGAGCAGTGGCGCTCCATCGTGCGTGGCGGCCTGGAGAAGCGCGCGCTCGAGGAGGAGAACCGCGCGCTGCGCGAGCGCCTCGGGGAGGCGGGCGCGGGCGAGCTGATCGGCCGCTCGGCGAAGATGGCGGAGCTGCGCGAGCGCCTGGCGAGCTACGGCGGCTCGCAGGCCACGGTGCTCATCCAGGGCGAGAGCGGGACCGGCAAGGAACTGGCGGCGCGCGCGATCCACCGTGCGAGCCCGCGGTGGGAGGGGCCGTTCGTCGGCGTCAACTGCGGGGCGCTGCCCGCGCAGCTGCTCGAGAGCGAGCTGTTCGGCTACGAGAAGGGCGCCTTCACCGGCGCGGTCGCGACCAAGCCGGGGCTCTTCGAGCTGGCGCACGGGGGGACGGTGTTCCTCGACGAGATCGGCGAGTGCTCGCCGGAGCTGCAGGTGCGCCTGCTGCGGGTGCTCCAGGAGCGGGAGGTGCAGCGCCTCGGCGGGACGCGGCCGGTGCCGACCGATTTCCGGCTCGTGGCGGCGACGAACCGCCGCCTCGAGGAGGAGGTGAAGGCCGGCCGCTTCCGCGAGGACCTCTTCTACCGCGTCAACGTCATGGACGTGGCGATGCCGCCGCTGCGCGAGCGCCGCGACGACGTCCCCCTGCTGGCGGCCTTCTTCCTCGAGCGTTTCTCGCGCCGCGAGGGCAAGGCGCTCCAGGGCATCGGCTCGGCCGCCCTCGAGCGGCTCGTCGGGCACGAGTGGCCGGGCAACGTGCGCGAGCTGGAGAACGCGATCGAGCGCGGGGTCGTCGTGGCGCGCGGGCCGTTCCTCGAGGTCGCCGACCTGCCGCCGCACCTGCGGCCGGCGGCCGCGGCGGCGCCCGTGGCGGACTTCGCGGGACGCGACGTGACGCTCGCGGAGGTCGAGAAGGCGCTCGTCGCGGCGGCGATGGAGCGCCACGGCGGCAACAAGAGCCAGGCGGCGCGGGTCCTCGGGATCTCGCGCAAGCTGCTCTACTCCAAGCTGCGGGAGCACGGGCTCGGCGGCGGGGAGGCGCCGGATGCGGAAGAGGCCTGA
- the truB gene encoding tRNA pseudouridine(55) synthase TruB — protein MRKRPERTPAGRRAQRTDLHGLLRLAKPPGPSSNEVLQQVRRHLGWAKAGHAGTLDPAASGLLLVLLGEAAKLVPYLAALEKEYVGVARFGAETDTQDAAGAPTRTAPWEHVDAVRVAASLASFAGASEQEPPMFSALQVGGRRLYDLAREGREVERAARTIVVSEIRLLDWRPPDAEFLVRCSSGTYVRTIARDLGALCASAAHLASLTRTGIGPFRLEGASTLEELAALPAGAAPPLVRLADAVAHLPAVALSDREAAGVFDGRAPVLPAGDVPAHVAPGGTLALLDASRRLLAVAKFIAPGVPVELLRGFREP, from the coding sequence ATGCGGAAGAGGCCTGAGCGCACGCCGGCGGGGAGGCGCGCGCAGCGGACCGATCTGCACGGGCTGCTGCGCCTGGCGAAGCCGCCTGGCCCGAGCTCGAACGAGGTCCTGCAGCAGGTGCGCCGGCACCTGGGCTGGGCGAAGGCGGGGCACGCGGGCACGCTCGACCCGGCGGCGTCGGGGCTGCTGCTGGTGCTGCTCGGGGAGGCGGCGAAGCTCGTGCCGTACCTCGCCGCCCTCGAGAAGGAGTACGTCGGCGTGGCGCGCTTCGGCGCCGAGACCGACACCCAGGACGCGGCCGGCGCGCCGACGCGCACCGCGCCGTGGGAGCACGTCGATGCGGTACGCGTGGCCGCGTCGCTGGCCTCCTTCGCCGGCGCGTCCGAGCAGGAGCCGCCGATGTTCTCGGCGCTGCAGGTCGGCGGTCGCCGGCTCTACGACCTGGCCCGCGAGGGGCGGGAGGTGGAGCGCGCGGCGCGGACCATCGTGGTCAGCGAGATCCGCCTCCTCGACTGGCGTCCCCCGGACGCCGAGTTCCTCGTGCGCTGCTCATCGGGGACCTACGTGCGCACCATCGCGCGCGACCTGGGGGCGCTCTGCGCGAGCGCGGCGCACCTGGCGTCGCTGACGCGCACGGGGATCGGGCCGTTCCGGCTCGAGGGCGCGTCCACCCTGGAGGAGCTGGCGGCGTTGCCCGCCGGCGCCGCGCCACCGCTCGTGCGCCTCGCCGACGCCGTGGCGCACCTGCCGGCGGTGGCGCTCTCCGACCGGGAGGCCGCGGGGGTGTTCGATGGTCGCGCCCCGGTGCTGCCTGCGGGCGACGTCCCGGCGCACGTGGCCCCGGGTGGGACTCTGGCGCTGCTGGACGCCTCGCGCCGGCTGCTGGCCGTGGCG
- a CDS encoding RNA polymerase sigma factor RpoD/SigA, with the protein MAAERRSQSTAGTSSLGTYLREISKIPLLTREEEIRLGKLARKGDQRAIQKLVEANLRFVVKVANRFSGAGPSLLDLINEGNIGLLQAAKRFDPGRNVKFISYAVWWIRQAIMQMLAEQSGPTRLPLKQAGLLYRLRAKSEELTKRNDREPSTQELAKALDIPVREIEEVQRVARRPVSLDSPVTEDSETAHLDLMADEDAAPVDQELIEKSLKDEIAGLLSHLAPREREVLELRFGIATDEPMTLEDVGRQLGLSRERIRQIEKKAKRKLQRLARSRHLADFLD; encoded by the coding sequence ATGGCGGCTGAGCGGCGCTCGCAGTCCACCGCCGGCACCTCGTCGCTCGGGACCTACCTGCGCGAGATCTCCAAGATCCCGCTGCTGACGCGCGAGGAGGAGATCCGCCTCGGCAAGCTCGCCCGCAAGGGGGACCAGCGCGCCATCCAGAAGCTCGTCGAGGCCAACCTGCGCTTCGTCGTCAAGGTCGCCAACCGCTTCTCCGGCGCCGGCCCCTCGCTCCTGGACCTGATCAACGAGGGCAACATCGGCCTGCTGCAGGCCGCCAAGCGCTTCGACCCGGGGCGCAACGTCAAGTTCATCTCCTACGCGGTCTGGTGGATCCGCCAGGCGATCATGCAGATGCTCGCGGAGCAGAGCGGCCCGACGCGCCTGCCGCTCAAGCAGGCGGGCCTGCTCTACCGGCTGCGCGCCAAGAGCGAGGAGCTGACCAAGCGCAACGACCGCGAGCCCTCGACGCAGGAGCTGGCGAAGGCGCTCGACATCCCGGTGCGCGAGATCGAGGAGGTCCAGCGGGTGGCGCGGCGGCCCGTGTCGCTCGACAGCCCGGTGACGGAGGACTCCGAGACGGCGCACCTCGACCTCATGGCGGACGAGGACGCCGCCCCCGTCGACCAGGAGCTCATCGAGAAGTCGCTCAAGGACGAGATCGCCGGCCTGCTCTCGCACCTGGCGCCGCGCGAGCGCGAGGTGCTCGAGCTGCGCTTCGGCATCGCCACGGACGAGCCGATGACCCTCGAGGACGTCGGGCGGCAGCTCGGCCTCTCGCGCGAGCGGATCCGCCAGATCGAGAAGAAGGCCAAGCGCAAGCTCCAGCGCCTCGCGCGCTCCCGGCACCTCGCGGACTTCCTCGACTGA
- a CDS encoding J domain-containing protein produces MATEPDYYGLLGIEAKASAREIRRAWLKLARREHPDVNPGDRDAPGRYARLQEAYRVLSQRPLREEYDRRGRSPAAAPSELAKVRAGAAAPSRWEQVVRELFPEATPAESFSAPARGEDAHLVLEVGFEQALRGAVLETGYQREATCPDCRGRRWAPGATVESCRACGGRGVLEVPHGPWSVRRICTACDGEGEIGTPRCRTCRGKGRLTLAERREVRIPPGSASGSRIVVPGGGQDGRRGGEPGDLVVTLKVHAHPSLERRGRNLLATVGVPLARAILGGPVHVPTAEGRSTLRLPPGTQCGQQFTLRGKGVPSPEGGGRGDLLVTIEVAIPSADDPRVRRVALELEKTQPDAGREER; encoded by the coding sequence GTGGCCACGGAACCGGACTACTACGGCCTCCTGGGGATCGAAGCGAAGGCCAGTGCGCGCGAGATCCGCCGCGCGTGGCTCAAGCTCGCCCGCCGCGAGCACCCCGACGTCAACCCCGGCGATCGCGACGCGCCCGGCCGCTATGCGCGCCTGCAGGAGGCGTACCGGGTGCTCTCGCAGCGCCCGCTGCGCGAGGAGTACGACCGCCGCGGGCGCAGCCCGGCGGCCGCGCCGTCCGAGCTCGCCAAGGTCCGCGCCGGGGCGGCCGCGCCGAGCCGCTGGGAGCAGGTGGTCCGGGAGCTCTTTCCGGAGGCGACCCCGGCGGAGTCGTTCTCCGCCCCCGCGCGCGGCGAAGACGCGCACCTGGTCCTCGAGGTCGGCTTCGAGCAGGCGCTGCGCGGCGCGGTCCTCGAGACCGGCTACCAGCGCGAGGCGACCTGCCCGGACTGCCGCGGCCGCCGCTGGGCCCCCGGGGCGACGGTCGAGAGCTGCCGTGCCTGCGGCGGGCGCGGCGTGCTCGAGGTGCCCCACGGGCCGTGGTCGGTGCGGCGGATCTGCACCGCCTGCGACGGCGAGGGCGAGATCGGCACGCCGCGGTGCCGCACCTGCCGCGGCAAGGGGCGACTGACGCTCGCGGAGCGCCGCGAGGTGCGCATCCCGCCGGGCAGCGCCTCGGGAAGCCGGATCGTGGTCCCGGGGGGCGGGCAGGACGGCCGCCGCGGCGGCGAGCCCGGCGATCTCGTCGTGACGCTCAAGGTGCACGCGCACCCCTCGCTCGAGCGGCGCGGGCGCAACCTGCTCGCGACGGTGGGCGTGCCCCTGGCCCGGGCGATCCTCGGCGGGCCGGTCCACGTGCCGACCGCCGAGGGGCGCTCGACGCTGCGCCTGCCGCCGGGGACCCAGTGCGGGCAGCAGTTCACGCTGCGCGGCAAGGGCGTGCCCTCGCCCGAGGGCGGCGGACGCGGCGACCTGCTGGTCACCATTGAGGTCGCGATCCCCTCGGCCGACGACCCGCGGGTGCGCCGGGTCGCGCTGGAGCTGGAAAAGACGCAGCCGGACGCCGGCCGGGAGGAGCGGTGA
- a CDS encoding MerR family transcriptional regulator: MSPRGRRARPVAAADIADLAGARAQGADRETPLFMISVVAELLGIHPQTLRLYEREGYVRPRRTRGGTRLYSEADVETVRRILHLTRDLGVNLAGVEVVLEMRRKLERMQAELAEALEFMRREMRREVERQRSRTALVRVGSRATVRRAPGPGGGAYGG, translated from the coding sequence GTGAGCCCGCGGGGCCGGCGCGCGCGTCCTGTTGCGGCCGCGGACATCGCCGACCTGGCGGGCGCGCGGGCGCAGGGCGCCGACCGGGAGACGCCGCTGTTCATGATCAGCGTCGTCGCCGAGCTGCTCGGCATCCACCCCCAGACGCTGCGGCTGTACGAGCGCGAGGGCTACGTGCGGCCGCGCCGCACCCGCGGCGGCACGCGCCTGTACTCGGAGGCCGACGTCGAGACCGTGCGGCGCATCCTGCACCTGACGCGGGATCTCGGCGTGAACCTCGCGGGAGTGGAGGTCGTGCTCGAGATGCGCCGCAAGCTCGAGCGCATGCAGGCGGAGCTGGCCGAGGCGCTCGAGTTCATGCGGCGCGAGATGCGCCGCGAGGTCGAGCGCCAGCGCTCGCGCACGGCGCTCGTGCGCGTGGGGTCGCGGGCCACGGTGCGCCGCGCCCCGGGGCCGGGCGGGGGGGCGTATGGCGGCTGA
- a CDS encoding Hsp20/alpha crystallin family protein: protein MHEYRKFLREFEEFRIRARHLFEGAHLAAGSEDATSAGEWTPAVDVYETADRIVIAAEVAGVRREDVSIEVEGEILTLRGRRPPDRAGVAAESYRRMEVPSGAFERSFRLPYAVGEEGVEAVLRDGVLTVTVPRHPPSRGRRIAVETG, encoded by the coding sequence ATGCACGAGTACAGGAAGTTCCTCAGGGAGTTCGAGGAGTTCAGGATCCGCGCGCGCCACCTGTTCGAAGGCGCGCACCTGGCGGCCGGCAGCGAGGACGCCACCAGCGCGGGCGAGTGGACGCCGGCCGTCGACGTCTACGAGACCGCGGATCGCATCGTCATCGCCGCCGAGGTCGCCGGCGTCCGCCGCGAGGACGTGAGCATCGAGGTCGAGGGCGAGATCCTCACGCTGCGCGGCCGGCGCCCGCCCGACCGCGCCGGCGTCGCCGCGGAGAGCTACCGCAGGATGGAGGTGCCCTCGGGCGCCTTCGAGCGCTCCTTCCGCCTGCCCTACGCGGTGGGGGAGGAGGGCGTCGAGGCCGTGCTGCGCGACGGCGTGCTCACGGTCACGGTCCCGCGGCACCCGCCCTCGCGGGGGCGGCGCATCGCGGTGGAGACCGGCTAG